ccCTCGTGAATatacccacattcacatgggcatacacgagtacatttaaagaaaggggaaacaGAGAGATCCATAACTCGATTGCCAATCCATTTTATGGGGGGAtgctttttatctaaataGTAATAGAAAAttggttacgaaaaaatattggcAGCAGAAACAGcaagtcaggaaaagttgaaatgagttgggtaaaccctaattgttaataaatgggagaatgtCAGGTTTACATGTCATATACTGCATtgatgcaagtcatgcatcgtTTAAATATCTGGTAACAGGTCAATTaaagtaaaggaaatcatTACCCCACAATCGATGATCCTGGGATTGTTGCTGGTAACACCTGCACAACACAAAATTGCATATtgtgtggttatgatggctggctctgggctcaaatctgcaaaaaaaaagagaaagattacATAGTacaacaaactgccatgcatcgacaggacaatcacatgataaatgctagcaGTCTGGAATTAACATtacacaaatttggaacagtttTAACTCTTATATTCTATAGCTCCCATAATAATTCTAgttgtattcttagttttaatTACCCgataaacagcatggagtatgatggttataaaaaacaaataaatctataacaATCGTGAATTTTGTCTCTGGCTTTCTGACGAGAGCacagagcagacgacacttgtccaattttctacgtccaattttcttctaatcagcATGCTTACGATAAtacgatatcgatagaaattataaatgattaaaatcaaACTCTCCTTTAAAATTCGAATCGAGccgtctttgaaaaaaataaaagataattttatttgataatttttcttttattgtatttttataataaagaCAATATTGTGGTAGAGTTAATGACTACAAATTTAATGTTTCACACTTCCAGTTCGGCCGTTATGGGTGTTAATCAACGGCGCGGAAAAGCCACTGTCGGTCGGCAAATCCTACACGTTCGAATGCATCACTGGCGGATCTCGTCCCTCCGTCAACGTTCGCTGGTATCTTCACTCCATCCAGCAGCCATCCAAGGAGCGGGTAATTTACAGACATTTCCCCAGACATCCCCAATAAATAAGACTTGTCTCATCCATACGCAACAATGCACAACTGTATTATGGACAAAAACACGAAATGCTCCCTGATTATAGAGTTATCCGAGCGGCCTTTCAGATAACTCTACTCGACGAAAGCATTTTCcttcaaaatcaattaaatgaaagaaatcgCATTTCTTTAATTCgcgtatctttttttttgcggacaTCTAATTGACACGAAGGTAACGATGGACGGAAGCAACACGACAAGCATCTTGAATCTGATGCCTACGGCCAAGGACCATGATGCTGAACTGATCTGCTTGGCCGTCAATCCAGTTTTGCCCGTCGGAAACGCCAGCATCGGCAATAATGGGACCATTTCGTCCGTCGAGACCAGACGAAGGCTCATCGTACACTGTAAgacaattatttcatttcactttAGCCTCACGCAATCCATTTTAAACTCAACTTGACGCTGGCAGCCTGGCTATATATCAACCGTAATCGAATTGCCAATTTAGGAGATCGACATTGATTTTAATGTTGCTTCGTCGAAACGCCCCTGAGTTTTAACTGCATCACCGTTAGCAGCAATCTCCTTAGATGAGAAAACTTTAGATTTCAAGATGATTAGGTAATATAGCGAACAACCCACTCTGCCATGTCCTTGAAAAATCGATAGATAAAaagcttttgcttttgttgCCTCCTTTCCTTTGTGTTCTTGCCAAACTTGCTAATTCTGCAGTTTGCAGCGCTAGTTCACAATCTACTTCGTCAACTGTTGTGTAACAACAAATAACAGAAAATGGCAAGACTGAGAAAACACAgcataaatagaaaaatggggCCTTTATACAGTTCCGACTGTTTTTCATGAATTCAATTAAGATGTCGCCGTCGTGAACTGGATAGGAAAAATGAATGTGCTGTTCGTCGTCTATTATCAGAAAGATAAATTCTGCAATTGATGCGtttagctttaaaaaaaaacaatgaaattttctttttccttttcactagataatttcttctttcacgtCCCACTTTCATTTCTCACCTGCTGAGTGCATGGAGCGTTCGCTAGCACTGGCACGTACTAATGGGCAATGTGCATGTATGTTAGTTCAATGtggcaaggaaaaaaaaatctccttttTGTTCCGCTTCATCTTTTGCCGATATTTGGAAATTAAATAACTGGTTCACATGTTATACATGAGTGTGGAAAAAGCACCAGTCGCGATCACAATATGAAATGTTATTAAGTTCGCTGATTTTAAATTCGCCTAAGAAAGTCTGCGTGAGAACGTTACATGGAGGTTCAATTACTACTCGTCTGATAGTCTCCTGCTGATATCTGCGATCTTTCTTTCCCCTTCAATGACATTTGTAATAAAGGCGACAAAGGACGACATTCTCGCAAGATCCATTCCCTGATGTAGGTGGTGATGTTGTTGCTACATTATCCCTCTCAGCCTTTACGTGGGTAATGCGCGTGTGATTGGCTCTCCAGCCACGCGCTCCAGCACGGCTCTCTTCAAGTATTCCATGCATATACATGATATTACGTCTTTACGGCCGACGTCTTTTGCCGCCGACGCCTTGTCTTGCACACACATCGCACTTTAATTGGATAAATTGATCTCAAAATTTTGTCAgcgagcttttttttttaatatagaaAGCCGTAACACGCACTATCCCGAATATTTCATTACCTACTCTCTCCCTACTTGCTGAATAGGGAATTCAATTAATcttatattttaaaacttaaaatgtTCAGGTGGAACTTTTAGCCGAATATACTTTTTTCGTGTAATACAGTTGCTCCGACAGCAGAATTGGAACTGGGTCGCAATCTGAAACCGGACTTGATTGTTGAAGGCAATGACGTCTACTTTGAATGCCGCGTCAACTCCAATCCACTAGTTCAACGTTTTGTATGGACTCATGAGGTTGAATTGGCTATTATAATCACATAGAATTTTAATCCGTATATAAACTACTTAAAACTATTTTACCCTACACTAAGAGGACTTCAAACGTAGACTAACTTTTTAATCTTAACATTCTTTCATCAGGGACAGACCATACGGGAAAACGCAGCTGCTGGGGTTATCATTGTGGAACAAAGTTTGGTTATCCGGCGAGTCTCTCGCTCTCATTCCGGTCGCTATTCCTGCACAGCGGTCAACACCGAAGGCAGTGGAGTCAGCAACACCGTCCAACTTCGCGTCATGTGTAAGtggcaaattgaaaattgcttttttttaattattttattttatttttttaaaatcatggAACATGACGATGTGTCCTTGTCCATTTATCTTTGTGCATGTCCAGTCCAGCCGGTCTGTCGTCCAGGTCAGAAAATCTTGTACGGAGTGGCCAAACATGAAACGGTCGTCGTCCAGTGCCAAACAGACGCCATTCCACCGGTATAATATGAAAGCTCCTTGTATCAATATGCATCTGcattaaaatgatgaaagtaaatgaaaattaattaaaatggacAGGCCCATTCGCATCGGTGGGCGTTTAATACCTCCTTGTCAGACGTCGTCGAGTTACAGGAcaatcaaatgtttcaaacgACCAGCCCTATTGAAGTAAGTAAAACTGGACAAGTAATGAATTCTCGCTCATGACTTGCTATGTGTTTTCGAGATATTCTCGTGTCATTTGCTCTGCATCAATAGATCAGAATAATAAGACGTGAAAACACCAAATATTAAACGAATTTCACGAACGACAGGAAGGCGCAGCAGAGGCGGACGGGACGAGCGTCATTTCCTACTCGCCGCAATCGGATCGTGATTACGGCAGCCTCATCTGCTGGGCGCGCAACGTGATCGGCGAGCAACGGGAGCCTTGCGTCTATCGCATTTTCCTCGGAGGTGCAGCCCAAATAATTCCAGCCTGAAATAATATCAAGATAGGGAAATACATTACGTTATGTTGTGTTGCAGTGCGTCCGGATCCACCGAGCAATTGTTCGGTGTTGAATCAAACGGCTGAGGCGGTGGAAGTCTGGTGCCGTCCGGGATTCGATGGTGGTCACCCGCAACTGTTTCAATTCGAAATCTTCGATACGCAGTCGGCCGTTCTCCTTTACAACAAATCAGGACGGTATCCGCATTTGCGCGTCGGCAACCTCGAATCCGGAATCAAGCTCTTCATTCAAGTTTCGGCATTCAATCAACGGGGTAGGTCGCCACTTGTCCCTTTGGAGGCATACACCATCAAAATCGCTGACAAACAAACAGGtaagaagccaaaaagaagGACATAGTAGCATGCAACCTTTGCAATTCGTATAGCATTTAAACAATCTCACAAACGATGTAATAAGGTAACGAAGTTAAGTTTGTCTCTTATTCGTTTACGGTTCGTAATGTATTCAAGTAGTTAAACTgctgaaacacacacaacaaaaaagtaacTTGACAGTTCACTCTGTGTACCGCAGTTCACAAATTCTTATTATCGACAAAGTCAGATTTGAAGAGTCTCAAATTGAGTTCGCCAACTTGTCTGTTGGGCTGTGTTATATCACAAGTTTAAACGCAGTATTGCATAATTTTTGGTCGATTGTGGTACCCAAGTGCCTTATAAAAACATGAGTTTCGGAGACCATCAACAGAGAACGAAATCCACTTTGATGGCTCTTTCTGTATAAAAGTTCCGAGACCCTATAGATCTCAGCGTCGTCTCGAATAGTGCAGAAGCTTTTTCTTAGATTTCCCATGTGGCGATCAATGTTTGCTCATTAAATGGTCTGTTTCATCCCCTCAAGCTTAATGTCTTCTCTTCAGTTCATCGCTAGTTCATTAATCATCTCTCATTCTTCTGTTGATTTTTAGTCATAATGGAGACGACAGATTGGGCTTCTATTTTGGGTATCACTGGTGGCATCTCCGCTGCGATCCTCATTGTGTACTTTGCCATTGCTGTAACGTACAGGTCCCACCGTCAAAGTCTAGTTGGCCATCATCCAAATAAAACCGACAACAGGTTATCTAATCTGAAAATAACAACGAATCCTGTCGATCAGCACAACAACGACGATCCCGATATCATCATTAATAGTAATTCTGGTAAGTCAGGCTGTTATATAATAAGGAATAAGATAAGAAACTACTGATG
This window of the Daphnia pulex isolate KAP4 chromosome 5, ASM2113471v1 genome carries:
- the LOC124194567 gene encoding hemicentin-1-like isoform X3, whose protein sequence is MMDRHGQRPMILAQFVMAILVAVVATEDDDSVKLEKVSILSGRTAELPCDITPPTLDSLYLVLWYKNNSDFPIYKYDARRSRESYRQQEIQRDNQMFLLQQQQQQHGQESSAGRIHFQFDSHPALLLLSNVGDPDEGDYRCRVDFGRSPTRNVLVQLTVVVPPQKIRIIEDNRQVSSVIGPYDEGDQLSLNCIVTGGRPRPEVSWWLNDKLVDHTYMATSENVVQNILVIPQLERHHLHAILRCKASNYFGVHNNTPPFAVQSYGYKKPKPKQQQHSPSSHHSRHPQHTIVSSVQLDLNLRPLWVLINGAEKPLSVGKSYTFECITGGSRPSVNVRWYLHSIQQPSKERVTMDGSNTTSILNLMPTAKDHDAELICLAVNPVLPVGNASIGNNGTISSVETRRRLIVHFAPTAELELGRNLKPDLIVEGNDVYFECRVNSNPLVQRFVWTHEGQTIRENAAAGVIIVEQSLVIRRVSRSHSGRYSCTAVNTEGSGVSNTVQLRVMFQPVCRPGQKILYGVAKHETVVVQCQTDAIPPAHSHRWAFNTSLSDVVELQDNQMFQTTSPIEEGAAEADGTSVISYSPQSDRDYGSLICWARNVIGEQREPCVYRIFLGVRPDPPSNCSVLNQTAEAVEVWCRPGFDGGHPQLFQFEIFDTQSAVLLYNKSGRYPHLRVGNLESGIKLFIQVSAFNQRGRSPLVPLEAYTIKIADKQTVIMETTDWASILGITGGISAAILIVYFAIAVTYRSHRQSLVGHHPNKTDNRLSNLKITTNPVDQHNNDDPDIIINSNSVQEQRSRISTTPIEQVNCRI